The Gouania willdenowi chromosome 7, fGouWil2.1, whole genome shotgun sequence genome includes a window with the following:
- the LOC114466907 gene encoding homeobox protein Hox-B7-like: protein MDTRQSTITLPLQLHGNSFAKSAGQMPDLYNEGKEGGGQEEAMTFFAGVNFRLSPDEEVECPLGPVVHCHAKDELDIQSRSCSLLTICRSGVIFPWMKSRTTVSQHSVSAAPSDRGRQRKERTAFTKNQLLELEKEFHFNPYLGRTRRMEMAAWLKLTDNQVKIWFQNRRMRYKKEHKLGMGVRWSQLPPCSSQSSLHPSITRTASCFSPASSSDLYMMNDFSLSSLLGSFSDSSVHPADLPHLNCILPSLENGPSPSCMGVDNHHHAGISNWP, encoded by the exons ATGGACACCCGACAGTCGACCATCACCCTGCCTTTGCAGCTGCATGGCAACAGTTTTGCAAAGAGTGCTGGACAAATGCCAGACCTATACAATGAGGGAAAAGAAGGTGGGGGCCAAGAAGAAGCTATGACCTTCTTTGCTGGTGTGAATTTCAGGTTGAGCCCAGATGAAGAGGTTGAGTGCCCACTTGGGCCTGTGGTTCACTGCCATGCCAAGGACGAGCTGGACATCCAGAGCAGGAGTTGCAGCCTCCTCACCATCTGCCGCTCAGGAGTCATCTTTCCCTGGATGAAATCCCGGACAACTGTCTCACAGCACTCTG TCAGCGCTGCTCCGTCAGACAGAGGAAGGCAAAGAAAGGAGAGGACAGCTTTTACCAAGAACCAGCTGCTGGAGCTCGAGAAGGAGTTTCACTTTAACCCTTACCTGGGTCGTACTCGCAGGATGGAGATGGCAGCCTGGCTGAAGCTCACAGATAATCAGGTCAAGATCTGGTTTCAGAACCGCCGAATGAGGTACAAGAAAGAACACAAGCTTGGGATGGGAGTACGGTGGTCCCAGTTGCCTCCCTGCAGCAGCCAGTCCAGTTTGCACCCCAGTATTACCAGAACAGCCTCGTGTTTTTCCCCGGCGTCCTCCTCAGACTTGTATATGATGAATGATTTCTCCCTGTCCTCTTTACTTGGCTCCTTTAGTGACAGTAGTGTTCACCCTGCAGACCTGCCCCATCTAAATTGCATACTTCCATCTCTTGAAAACGGTCCATCGCCCTCCTGCATGGGCGTAGATAATCATCATCATGCTGGCATTTCAAACTGGCCCTAG